The DNA sequence TCCTTAAGCTGCTGCTGTGCTGCTGCCAGGACGATCACAACCAGCACGCATGGCAGTAGAAAAATACCCGAGTACTTCGCGGAAATCGCCAGCGCCACCGTCAATGCCACCCAGAACAGGGTCCGGATCAACGGTCGTTTCCAGTAGCCGGTTAAAGCCGCCAGCGCGAGCAGTGCCATCAGTGTAAAACAGGAGTCTGTCGTGGCCAGAGAAAAATGAGCCAGCATCACCGGTGAGAACGCCAGCAGAGCCGCCCCCAGCAATCCGGCCAGGTATCCCCGTCGTCGATAAAGCCACACATATACGACGAGCATGCTGGAAATGCCGACCAGCAGAGCATTCATCAATCGGGCCCGGTTGATCAGCGGAGGATCGGTCAGTTCCCCCTTCCAGATAAAGGCGCGCGAAACACCACCGGTGGCCCAGACTGCCGGATAGTAATTCAACAGAATCGGCAGCGGTGCCACTCCCTTGCGAGGCAGACGCTGATCCAGTTCCCCCTGATGTACTGTCTGCAGCGCTGCACTCAGGTAAAACGTCTCGTCAAAAGTCGGGCTTTTCACCGTGCGAAAGGCACCAGTCTGTACGAGGATCAACAGGGAGAAGAACAGGGGAGTTCCCCAGACGAGAATCCGCATACTCAAACTGTTAGCTGGTCTGGGCTCGGGAGCTGTCATCGTCTTCGGTGCGGCAATATCAGGGAGGCAAAATCATGAAACAGTGATCATTCTGCCATCATAATCGCCCCCTGGGGCAATTCCCATCAGATTTTTGCCAGTTTCACCGATTTGCAGTGCTGATAGACGCGCGTCTCCCCGGACGTATCCTCAACGCATCGATAGTACCGATTTACCGGATTAATTCCGCCTGCAGAGGCAGACTGGGGGCAACGCTTTTGATGTCGCTTTCTACCTGGGATGACTGCAGCGGGACGATGTAATATTTCATCCCGTTAATCTGCTGCTCTTTCCAGCCCGGAGGAATCGTAGCTGGAGGAGTCACGTTCTGTTGCAGATCTCGCAGCTGTACCTGGGGATATGTCGGCATGATCGTCCGCGGGCGGGTCCCTTCCAGCTGCTCAACCCGCTGCTCCAGCTGTTCGATACGTTTCAGCAGAGCCTGCACTTTGTCCTGATCCGACTCCGCCTCAGGTGCACTCCACAAGCTGTTGGAAACCAGACTGACGACAACCAGCACGACCAGTAGAGGAACAGACCAGCGTTTCATCTCTTGAACTCCTTGTCAGATAGTGAATTGCGATGCAGCGTCCCGGCAGAGTCGGCGACGGTCTCACTCAATGACGCGTGTCGGCACAGTCAAGTTCCCGCATTTTCCAGAAACGGCTGACTGAGGCCCGGACTCTAGCTGATTATTGATAGAGCGGCAAGAGGTTAACTCAACAGCGGCTGCGCCACGTTTCCATGCACGTCGGTCAGGCGGTAGTCGCGGCCCTGGAATTTGAACGTGAGTTTTTTGTGATCAATTCCCAGGCAGTGCAGGATCGTCGCATTCAAGTCATGCACGGGCAGCGGGTTTTCGGTGATGTTATAACTGAAATCGTCGGTCGCCCCGTAGGTCATCCCGGGCTTCATACCGCCGCCCGCAGCCCAGACCGTGAAACACCGCGGGTGATGATCGCGGCCATAATTCGACGCGGTGAGCGTCCCCTGGCAGTAAACGGTCCGACCAAATTCTCCCGCCCAGACCACCAGCGTGTCATCCAGCATTCCCCGTTGTTTCAGATCGAGAATCAACGCCGCCGTCGCCTGATCGGTCTCTCCGGTCAGCTGTTTGATCTTACTCGGCAGATTAAGATGATGATCCCAGCCCCGGTGATACAGTTGAATGAACCGCACACCCCGTTCGGCGAGCCGCCGGGCCAGTAGACAGTTCGCGGCGTACGTGCCCGGTTGTTTCGCCTGTTCTCCATACAGCGCAAAGGTCTCGGCTGATTCCTGCGACAGATCGGCCAGTTCTGGAACCGAGGTCTGCATCCGAAACGCAAGTTCGTACTGGGAGATGCGAGTCGCGATTTCGGGATCGCCTTTTTCCTCGAGCGCAATCCGATTCAGCGTCCCCAGTTCATCCAGCATCTCGCGTCGCAGCTCGGAGTCGATCCCCGGCGGATTCGAGAGAAACAGCACCGGATCACTGGAACGTCGGAACTTCACCCCCTGATGTTTCGTGGGCAGAAATCCGCTTCCCCATAGACGATCATACAGAGGCTGTCCGCCCGCTCCGGAAGTGAGTGCCACAAACGTCGGCAAATCCCGGTTCTCGCTCCCCAGTCCATAAGATATCCAGGAACCCATACTGGGGCGTCCCGCCTGAATACTGCCGGTCTGCAGAAACGTGATCGCGGGGTCGTGGTTGATGGCTTCGGTGAACAGCGATTTGACCACGCAGATCTCGTCGGCAATTTTCGCGGTGTGAGGCAGCAGTTCACTCATCCAGGTACCAGCTTCTCCCTGCTGGGCGAACTTGAACATCGAGGCTGCAATCGGAAAGCTCTTCTGGCCGGAAGTCATCCCCGTCAGCCGCTGGCCCTGGCGGATCGAATCTGGGAGTTCTGTCTTGTGAAATTTCTTCAGTCCCGGTTTATAGTCCAACAGATCGAGCTGCGAAGGTGCCCCCGACTGACTCAGGTAGATCACCCGTTTCGCCCGTGCGGGGAAGTGCAGACCGCTGCTGACAGCCGGCTTCGATTCAGCCGCCTGCAAAATGTCTGTCTGTGATTCCGTAAGCAACGTCGCGAGCGCTGCCAGCCCCACACCGGCGGTGTTCTGGCGCAGAAATGACCGGCGATTGACCTGCATTGTCAGTTGATCTGTCATGTTCTGCATCGGTTATTCCCTGTTAATGGTCTCATCCAGGTTTAATATCAGACTGGCAATCACCGTGTAAGCCGCGTGCTCCGCAGGGTCGTACTGAATCGCCGACCGCGACTCACCCACGTCGAGGAACTTCCGCGCCGCTTCAGGCTGGGCTGCGAATCGGCTGTGATAATGCTCCCAGCCTTTAAGGAAGATAGCCAGCTCGCGTTCGCTCGGCTCACGCGCCAGCACGACCCGCATCGCGAAACGAATCCGTTCCGCCGGCGCCTGGACTTTCTGTTTGAGCATCCGCTCGGCCAGCTTGCGGGACGCTTCGACATACGTCACATCGTTGAGCAGCGCCAGGGCCTGTAGAGGCGTATTGGTCCGCGAACGTTTGACGATGCAGGTCTCGCGAGACGGGGCATCGAAGGTCGCCATCGTCGGGGGAGGCACGGTGCGTTTCCAGTAGGTATACATACTCCGGCGATACAGATCGGCTCCGGTTCCCGGCTCATAGATCTGACTGGCGATCTCCTTCCAGACTCCTTGAGGTTGATAGGGTTTGACCGAAGGACCGCCGATCTCGGGACGGAGCAGACCGGAGACAGACAAGGCCTGATCGCGAATCATCTCCGCAGGCAATCGCAATCGGGCCGCCCGCGCCAGCAGTCGGTTCTCGGGATCCGCTTTCAACAGGGCAGGCAAGACATGCGATGACTGCCGATAAGTCGCGGATGTGACAATCAGTTTCTGCAGTCGTTTTACATCCCAGCCGGTGCGAATGAACTCGGTCGCCAGCCAGTCGAGCAGTTCGGGATGTGTTGGCCAGGAACCCTGGGAACCGAAGTCTTCGGTTGTCTTGACCAGGCCATTCCCGAAATACATCTGCCAGTAGCGGTTCACGATCACCCGGGCCGTCAACGGATTCGCCGGATCGACGAGCCAGCGGGCCAGCCCCAATCGATTGCGGGGCAGGTCGGCGGACAACGTTCCCAGGCTGGCCGGAATGTCGGCAGAGACCTGCTCGCCCGGTTTGTCGTATTCACCTCGCATGAGCACGAAAGTGGGCTGCTTTTCGTCCTGCTCCCGCATCACCATGCTGGTTGGCAGACGACGTTCCAGGGCAAACTGTTTTTCTTTCAGAGACCGCAAATTAAAGAAAGCGAGACGGTATTCCGTCGGCGCCCGATATGTCATGAAATAGCGTGTCACTTTCAGCTGCTGGGCTGCACTTCGTTTGTTAACAGGAATCTTCAGGATTTCGGGGACCGACTCTCGCACCAGGTCGAGGGTCACCCAGTCTGAAGTCAGCTGCGTTCGGTAGATTCGGAAATCGTCAACCAGCCCGCGAAAGTAATCGCGATCGTGATAGGCCCCAAACACAAACGGCGCAGGAAACGCAAACCCGCCGGTCAGATAGTCGAGTTTGACTTCCAGTTCGTGTGGCTCTCCATTGACATACAGCTGGAAGTCGCGTGCCTGTGAATTCCCCGCATAGGTGAGAACCACATGCGACCAACGGTTCAGTTCGAGCTTGTCGCGGGCTGCCAATAATACCGCATCGTCGAGCCAACGCGGCCCCATGTTGATCTGCAGTCGTCCGGCTTCCAGAAAGATCCGAAAACCGCTCTCATCCTGCTTCGGTGTCAGTGATGCCAGAATCGTCCCGTCTGGCTGCGCAGGGTTGACCTGAAAGACGACCGAGAACGGATCTTTGTCACTCAAAATCGGCTTCGCGTCCCCTTTCAAATGGACAGGCTTTTGACCATCCAGTTTGACACCCTGTGGCTCTCTCAACTCTTTAACTTCATGCTGTTCGGAGCCATTGAGTTTCAGCGCCTGTCCTTCTGCAGTCGGCTCGAATTGGGCCTGACTGGTCGATCCATCCCGATCGTATCTCTCCACATCACTTGAAGCGTTGGTCCGGTTTGCATAGTAATCCATCTGTTGTTTACCGATGACCTGCAGCTTCAGCTCGCCGTTAAAGTCAATCCGGTAGGCCAGGTGCTGCTGCGGATATTTGAGCTCCAGGTCGGCTGAAGGCTGCTTCGCTTCCCATTGTTTCTGCAGACTCTTCAACTCTGGCTCTGCGGACTTGAGCTTCCGTTCCAGTTCGCTGATCTGCTGATTCAATGCTTCCAGTTTCTGCTGTTGGGCAGCAGTCGGTGCTTTCACGAAGGGGGCCGCATTACCATATTTGATTACACGACCCCGTTCGGGAATGTTATTGAAAAAGGCGATCAACTGGTAAAACTCTTTCTGCGAAACTGGATCGTACTTGTGCTCGTGACAGCGGGCGCATCCCACCGTCAGTCCCAGCCAGACCGTCCCCGTGGTCTCGACCCGATCGACCGCGTATTCCAGCAGGTATTCATCAAAGATGATTCCCCCCTCGGAATTGGCTCGATGATTGCGATTGAAACCGGTGGCAACCAGTTGATCCAGCGTAGGGTTCGGCAGCAGATCCCCGGCCAGCTGTTCGATGGTAAACTGATCAAAAGACTTATTGCTGTTGAATGCATTGATCACCCATTCGCGCCAGCGCCACATATGCCGTTCCCCGTCGGTCTGATAACCGCTGGTATCAGCAAAGCGGGCCGCATCGAGCCACTCCAGCGCCATCCGCTCGCCATAATGGGGTGAGGCCAGCAGACGATCTACCCGGCGTTCGTAAGCTTCAGGAGACTCATCCTGAAAAAACGCGTCCTGCTCAGCCAGGGCAGGGGGGAGACCGGTCAGATCCAGGCTCAGTCGGCGGAGCAGCGTTGATCGATCGGCTGCAGGAGAGGGTTTCAACCCCTCTGCTTCCAGCCGTGCCAACACGAATGCATCGATGGGATTACGCACCCAGGCCTGCTGCCTGACCTGGGGAATCTCGGGACGTCGGGGCGGAATAAAGGCCCAGTGTTTCTGCCAGCGGGCACCCGCATCGATCCAGCGTTTGATGGTATCGATCTGGTCTGCAGTGATCTGCTTCTCGGACGACGGTGGAGGCATTACCAGTTCCAGGTCAGTCGTCAGCAGCCGTTTGAATAATTCACTCTCAGCCGCGTTTCCGGGAAGCACCACTCCCGGGTCAGCCGTAGTGCCCAGGAGACCGCTCTCCTGATCGAGCCGCAGTTCGGCCTGGCGTTGAGAGGCATCGGGGCCGTGACACTGAAAGCAGAGATCGGAAAGGATCGGCCGCACATCGCGGTTAAACTCGATCTCGCCTCCGCGTACAGAGGACGAGCCCGTCAGAAATAATCCGAGCAGGCCCGCAGCGCAAACCAGTCCCGGCAATCGCAGTCTTATCACAGCAGTCCCCACTTTGGTTAGAACAGGAGGCGAACCACAGTCTCAGCGACATATTAAGATTCGTTTATTCTAACAGGTGACCGCAGCCGGAACCATAGTCTCAACAAAAGTCTGGGGACACAGATCTCCCGGACCAGACTCATAAATGACAATCTCGCTATTCTTTCTCCTGCTCGTCCATGTGGTCCTGATAAATTTTCAGGCACTTTTTCAGGGCCTTTTTCGCTTCCAGACTCTGCAGATCAAAGACGTAAATCGAATAGTTGGCCATTTTGAATGGTTCCAACTTCCGGAATTCAGCACAAGGATCGTCCCCATGCGCATATAGTCCCTGTAGATGATTCGCCGAGATAATCATGTATTTCAACTGGTCTGGATCAACAGTATGATGGTCGCGGATGTGAACTGCTTTAATCCCGTACAGATCTGGTCGGGCGGTTCCGAAGTAGTAAATCAATGAGTTCTTCTGATCTTCGAGCGGCAACTCGTCCATAATCTTCTTCAGAGCAGGCAGGTCCTGACCCCAGTCGAGGTTTGAATCCAGCAGGTATTTGTGCCCCGCACGAGGTCCGCCAATTCCATCATTGAAGTAGGACAGATAGTCGGGTTGAACTGAAACGATGGACTGCACCTGAAAACCGATCAAGGCCACGGACAATGTGACCAGCAGTACCCGCTTTCCCTCAAACCAGCGCCACATCTGATCGATGCTGAACAGACACAACAGGGGATAGAGGAGCAGCAGGTAACGTTGTCCCAGATTCAAGCGGCTGGTCAAAGACATCCCCATAAAGACCACCACAGCCAGCACCCAGATCAGGGGCGCGTGGCTCGTTGGTGTGTCAACATCGGTCTGCTGTTCTTCCTCTTCGGGAAGTTCAGAAACAGGAGCGGAGGCAGGCCTCACCAGCCGTTTCAGATCGCCCCACAGAAAGGGGAGCAGGCACAGGCTGATCACCGTTAACAGCAGTTCCACGGGTGTACTTTTCCAGAGCCAGGCCAGGGGGAAGAAATACCACCAGCCACCCTTAGAGAGTTCACCCATCAGATAGGCATCATGGCCTGCCTCGTTATGCTGGAACTGAAACAACACCCCCGCAAAGGGAGCAGGCCGTTTAATATCATTGTGTGCGATTTCCATAATCTTCTGAGCCGTCGGGCCCCGACCGAGCATCTTGACCCAGGGAGAGTAATCGGGGGTTTCGGCATAAGGCACGTTTTTCAAAGGTCCCGTGAACGAGAACAAATGCAGCGCCCAGGTCAGCGGAACGAACATGAGCAGAAACACTCCAAAGACCAGTGTGACCCGTTTCGTCAGAGACCAGACTGCCGCTTTGGAAAATGAGGTCCATTTCTGCAAAGCGACCAGACCAACAACCAACAACGTACAAGGCAGCAGCAAAATCCCCGAGTACTTCGCGGAGATCGCCACAGAAACGGCCAGAGCAACCCAGAACAGATTCCAGCCGCCGGGTTGTTTCCAGTAATGGACCAGCGTCGCCAGTGCAATCAGCGCCATCAGTGTAAAACAGGAATCCGTCGTGGCCAGGGAAAAGTGAGCTTCCATCGTCGGGGAAAAGGTAATCAGCGCGCCTCCCAGCAGGGCCGCCAGATAACCCCGGCGTCGGTACAGCCAGCAGTACACCAGCAGCATCGTCGGTATTCCCACCAGAATTGAATTGAGTCGCCTGGCGCGTCGAATATACGTGGAATCTTTCTCATAGCTCCCCCAGGGATTCTCACGCAGGCTGCCCTCTTCATTCCAGACGACCGGCAGGTAGTCCATCATGATCGGCAGCGGTGCGACGCCTTCCCCACTGATCCGTGTATCCAGAAACCCTTGATGAACCGTCTTCAGAGCGGTGCTCAGATAGTAGGTTTCATCAAAGGTTGCACTTTTGGAATTGCGAAACGCAGCGGTCTGCTGCAGGATCAGCCCGGCCAGTAGAAAGGGAGATCCCCAGATCAGAAGGAGTCCCACCAGAGTATTTGTGGAGAGGGCCGGTTTTGAGCTCATAATCGATCGCACTTAGATGAGGAGAAAGAGAATCAGCCCGAATAATACTACCCTGGACACAAAAAGCATACACAAGTTTCAGGGTTTCCCGTTACGCTGTCTGATGACCTTCCCGCATACCCCGCGTAGACGGTCAATCCCGGTAACAGGCACGGTACCAGCGAAAGAGCTGCCTGAAAGGGGGCGTGAAACCTTCCGCGTTTTCATCCAGCATACGTTCGATGTCAGCCAGCTTGAAAAATTCAGCGCGTTCAATCTCAACCGGATCAAACGTGAAGGGGCCATCGGAAACGGTGCGAAACAGCACCGTATGCTCATAAGCGTTATGGGGTGTTCCGGGAAATTTCGCCAGTCGCTCCAGGGGTGTCGTGATGCCGATCTCCTCCTGCATCTCACGTCGAGCCGATTCGGCATAATCCTCGCCGGCACTCAGATGACCGGAAGCGGAGGAAGTGTAGGTCAGGGGATACTCGTCTTTGGTCGCGGCGCGATACTGCAGCAGCAGTTCTCCGCGGGAATTGAAGACAAAAATATTTGCGGCACGATGCAGGAGCTTGCGGGCGTGTACGACCGAGCGGGGCAGTTGTTCCAAGACCCGGTCGTCCGCATCAACAACATCAAACAGTTCTTCAGAGTGAGACATGGCTGCTTCGATTTCTCAGTAGAAATTCAACGTGCAGGAATCGATTCCACTGCACTGTCAGCCAGGGGAGAGGTCCGCCTTCAGGCGGAATCGTTAAACCGGGTTCTCGGAGAAATAGCTCTCTTCGAAACTTTCCTGACCTTCGCCATCATAGTAACTGATGACATAGTTGGCCATTCCGATGGTCAGAATATCGCCCGGGTAGAGGGGAGCTTCATGCACGGTTTCCGAGTTCACCATCGTACCGTTGGTCGATTCCAGGTCACGTACGCGAACGGAGTTGTTCAAGAAGGTCAATTCACACTGCTGGCGGCTCATCATCGGATCCAGCACACGCAGATCACAATTGTTACTTCTTCCCATTACAACGGGTAACTCATCAACACTGACCTCGATATCCGGTAAATCGGGATGATCACTGATAAGATGAATTTTCATGGAAGGAACCTTCTTACGCTCAGGCGAAACATAGTCCAAAGTCTTGGCTCAACAATGTTTGCCTTCAGGGGCGGGTGTGTAGGGGGCAGGTGTCTTTGGGGATTGTATTAGTTGTGCAGGCTCACCTTACATACGTGAGCTCTTATGCGTAATTCTACAACTTCCATTCTACGCATGCAATGGGAAACAGGAAAAAGATCATAAAATCTGAATTTCCCTCAGAATTCCACAAATCTGCGGTTCCCCTAATAGCGTGGAATCTGGGCTCTGCGCTCACTTTCTTCGAGGATGGGACCGTTTTCGCTGAAATCAACAACATCTGAATCTGCTGTGATGATAAAATTCGATTGGGCCATCTAGTTTCAACATCCAGAGCGCAGCATCCTCCCGCGAAAGGTTAACCGACAACAATGAGCAACTTTGTTGGTGCATTCATCCTGTTTCAGACTACCATCGAGGGAAAGCCTCACTGGCTGGTCCACTGGAACTACGAACGTCAGGAATTCATGCTCCCCGGAGAACGGAAGCGTCCCTATGAAACCTTTCAGCACTGCCTGATTTCCGAGCTGGAAAAATCTTTCGAACTGGCTCCCTTTGAAGACTTTATCATCGCCAGGGAACCACTGGCCCACCTGGCCTTCACCCTCAAAACGGATGCAGACAATACTTCCGAACACTATATCGTGGAACTGTTCGACTTCCAGGAACTGAATAGCTCGGCCCGCGAGCAACTGGAAAAAGACCTCCGCAACCGCTGGGTGAATGAACTCGAAATCGAGGCCAACTGTACCAGCGATGACTTCCCCATTTCGGAACTGCTGGGCACCCTCTACCACAAAGCCAACCTCGCCAACCGTCTCTCCTGAAGCCGTTATTCTCCCTAATCCACCAGCTGTCCGCTTCATATAAATCAGCTTCCCACCTGCAATCCCTGCAGGAATCACTTCTGTGCAATTGATTCTACTCAGGCATCAATGTAATATTTAAGTAAGGTTATCATTCTGATTCGATAACACTGGAGGGATCGTAGTGTTCTCGCACGAGGCGACGAAAAGCATCCTGTGTCTGTTTTATTAACTTACGAGCCGTGCACATTGCCCGGATCCCAAATGAGGGAGAGATTGATGAGAAGCCTCACGACCATGACCCTGCTGGCAAGCATGCTGGCACTGACCTGTTCCACTCTGATTGCCGGTCAGGATGATAAGAAATCCGTTCCCCCCGTACTCGATCGCACCATGAAGTCGCTGGACGGCAAAGATGTTGATCTGAGCAAGTACAAGGGCAAAGTTCTGCTGATCGTCAACACCGCCAGCAAATGCGGCGCGACTCCCCAGTACAAAGATCTGCAGTCACTGCACGAAAAATACAAAGACAAAGGACTGGTCGTCCTCGGTTTCCCCTGCAACCAGTTTGGTGCCCAGGAGCCCGGAACCTCAGTGCAGATTTCTGAATTCTGCACCAAGAACTACGGCGTCACCTTCGACATGTTCAACAAGATTGACGTCAACGGTAAAGACGCTGACCCTCTCTACAAGTATCTGACCTCGCAGAACACCAAGCCAAAATCCTCCGGTCCTATCAGCTGGAACTTTGAAAAGTTCGTGATCGGCCGTGACGGCGATATCGCTGCCCGCTTCCCGACTCGCACCAATCCGCAGTCCAAAGAAGTCGTCTCCACGATCGAAGCAGAACTGCAGCAGAAGTAACACACCGTAGTTCATACGGTCCCGGGGATACACTCCTTTCAGTGTATCCCTTTTTTTATGCCCCGTTCCTCGCGTGAAGTATCACCGATGCAAGCCACGGGCTGTATTTTTCTCATACACAAAAGACAGCGCCATGCACTATGATTTCTTTGCTCCCCCGCAGATTCATTTTGGCTGGGATCGTTTCCAGGAAGCAGGCACCCTGGCCGCATCCCTGGGCAGTCGGGCACTGATTATCTCCGGTTCGCGTTCCCTGGAAACTAACGGCGTGCTTGACGAATTGAAGTCGCTGCTCTCCCGCGCGGGCATCTCCAGCGAACACATCCGTACGATCTCACATGAACCGGAAGTAACCGACGTCGACCAGGTCACCAACATCCTCCAGCACCATACCCTGGGTGCAGGGGACTTTCTCATCGGCATCGGCGGTGGTTCCGGCATCGACCTTGCCAAAGCGTGTGCCGCGATGATCACCAACCGGGAAAGCGAAACCGTGCTCGATTACCTCGAAGGGGTCGGGCAGGGGCTGCAACTCAAAGCAAAACCGCTCCCTTTAATGGCAATTCCCACTACGGCAGGCACAGGCAGCGAAGCCACCAAGAACGCAGTCATCTCCAGCTACGCCCCCGCTTTCAAGAAGAGCCTGCGTTCTCCCGAAATGATTCCCGACATTATCCTCTGTGATCCGAAGCTGGCCTGTTCGGTGCCCCCCGAAATCACCGCCCGCACCGGCATGGATGCCATCACCCAGTTACTGGAAAGCTACATTTCCTGCCGTGCGCAGCCCATCCCCCAGGCACTCAGTCTGCAGGGTCTGAAGCTGGCCATCCCCGCCTTGCCTCAAGCTGTCGCAGATGGCAACTCCCGCACGGGTCGCGAGAGCATGGCTCACGCCGCCCTGCTGTCCGGCATCGCACTCGCGAACTCCGGACTGGGCATGGCACACGGCGTCGCCCCCGCCCTGGGAACCCATTGTCGCATTCCGCACGGCCTGGCCTGTGCCGTCATGCTGCCCTCGACGCTCAAAGCCAACCGCAGTGTCTGTGAAACGCAATACGCGGACATCGCCCGCCACCTCGATCCCGGACTCTCCCTCTCAGATGCGGACGCCGCCGATTCCCTGATTCAGCAGATCGAAGCCTTAAATGCCAGTATCGATATTCCCGCGACTCTATCAGAACTGGGCGTCACACGCGAACAGATTCCCGCACTCGTCGCTGATTCCCGGGGCAACAGCATGCGGGGCAATCCGCGCGAAATCTCCGACGATGAACTGACCGGTATCCTGCAGGATCTTTTGTAAGATTACTGAGGCTTCTTGAAAAATCCGCTCTCCAAATTGGGCAGTGCGCGCTCATTTCAATCTGCCTGCTGATAGGTTAAACTGGGCCTGTTAACTAATACTTTACTAGCAAGTCTGCCTCTGGAGATACCGCGCCATGCATCTGTCCTGTTTGAAGCTGCTCACAGCTGGACTCTTCCTCTTCACCGCTCTGTTTTCAAGCCAGGCTGCTCCGCCTGCTTACCACGCCGTCAAAGCCGAACAGGTGAAACCCCGTCAGGGCCTCGGCAATGTGCTTCAGAAACTGCAGCAGGGAAAAGAAGTCAACGTCGCCTATCTCGGTGGCTCCATCACCGCAGCCAATGGCTGGCGCGTCAAAACGACCAGGTGGCTCAAGGAAGCATTCCCCAAAGCGAAGATTCACGAGATCCACGCCGCCATCGGGGGAACGGGCAGTGACCTGGGTGTCTTTCGACTCCAGCGCGATGTCCTCGATCACAAACCCGATCTGGTTTTCGTCGAATTCGCCGTCAATGACGGGGGACGTCAACCCGAGGCCATCTGGGACTCGATGGATGGCATCGTGCGACAGATCTGGCAGGCAAATCCGCAGACCGATATCTGCTTCGTCTATACCTTCCGCGTGAACTACGAAAAGGAACTCCGCGAGGGAGAATGCCCGCGGGCCGCTTCCGCCATGGAACTCCTGGCCGACCATTACGGCATCCCGTCCATCAATGTCGCCCTCAAAATTGCCGAACTGGAACAGCAGGGAAAACTCAAGTACCAGTCCGATAAACCGCTGGCAGACGGCATCATCCAGTTCTCCAAAGATGGTGTTCACCCACTGGACCAGGGACACGAAATCTACACCGAAGTCATTGCCGACGCCATCCAGAAAATGGAAACAGACTCTCAACCAGTCGACCATGCCGACAAGCTGAAACAGCCTTTCGTCAAAAGCCACTGGACCAATGCCAAGATGATTCCCCTCGAACCATCCGTGCTTACCGGCAACTGGAAGAAGCTGCCCGCTGACAATATCCTGCAGAAACGCTTCGGCAATCGCATGGGACAGATCTGGGAAGCCGACGAACCCGGCAGTCGTATTACCTTCCGCTTCCGCGGAACCCAGGCAGCCCTCTACGACCTGCTCGGCCCAGACGGGGGACAGGTGCTGATCACCGTTGACGGCAAGCCGAGCCAGAAACCGGTGGCCCGCTTTGACAGCTACTGTACCTACCATCGAATTTCGACGCTTCGACTGGCACAGAATCTGGATCCGAACCAGGTTCATACCGTGACCGTTGAAATTCATCCCGAACAGCCAGACCGTACGCCGGTCGCATTTCGCCTCAAAAACCCGGATGAAGAATTAAAATCTCCCAAATACCAGGGAACCCACATTCGCGTTGGTCAGATTATGCTCCGTG is a window from the Gimesia benthica genome containing:
- a CDS encoding iron-containing alcohol dehydrogenase; translation: MHYDFFAPPQIHFGWDRFQEAGTLAASLGSRALIISGSRSLETNGVLDELKSLLSRAGISSEHIRTISHEPEVTDVDQVTNILQHHTLGAGDFLIGIGGGSGIDLAKACAAMITNRESETVLDYLEGVGQGLQLKAKPLPLMAIPTTAGTGSEATKNAVISSYAPAFKKSLRSPEMIPDIILCDPKLACSVPPEITARTGMDAITQLLESYISCRAQPIPQALSLQGLKLAIPALPQAVADGNSRTGRESMAHAALLSGIALANSGLGMAHGVAPALGTHCRIPHGLACAVMLPSTLKANRSVCETQYADIARHLDPGLSLSDADAADSLIQQIEALNASIDIPATLSELGVTREQIPALVADSRGNSMRGNPREISDDELTGILQDLL
- a CDS encoding glutathione peroxidase; the protein is MRSLTTMTLLASMLALTCSTLIAGQDDKKSVPPVLDRTMKSLDGKDVDLSKYKGKVLLIVNTASKCGATPQYKDLQSLHEKYKDKGLVVLGFPCNQFGAQEPGTSVQISEFCTKNYGVTFDMFNKIDVNGKDADPLYKYLTSQNTKPKSSGPISWNFEKFVIGRDGDIAARFPTRTNPQSKEVVSTIEAELQQK
- a CDS encoding FHA domain-containing protein, which translates into the protein MKIHLISDHPDLPDIEVSVDELPVVMGRSNNCDLRVLDPMMSRQQCELTFLNNSVRVRDLESTNGTMVNSETVHEAPLYPGDILTIGMANYVISYYDGEGQESFEESYFSENPV
- a CDS encoding SGNH/GDSL hydrolase family protein — its product is MHLSCLKLLTAGLFLFTALFSSQAAPPAYHAVKAEQVKPRQGLGNVLQKLQQGKEVNVAYLGGSITAANGWRVKTTRWLKEAFPKAKIHEIHAAIGGTGSDLGVFRLQRDVLDHKPDLVFVEFAVNDGGRQPEAIWDSMDGIVRQIWQANPQTDICFVYTFRVNYEKELREGECPRAASAMELLADHYGIPSINVALKIAELEQQGKLKYQSDKPLADGIIQFSKDGVHPLDQGHEIYTEVIADAIQKMETDSQPVDHADKLKQPFVKSHWTNAKMIPLEPSVLTGNWKKLPADNILQKRFGNRMGQIWEADEPGSRITFRFRGTQAALYDLLGPDGGQVLITVDGKPSQKPVARFDSYCTYHRISTLRLAQNLDPNQVHTVTVEIHPEQPDRTPVAFRLKNPDEELKSPKYQGTHIRVGQIMLRGELVP